TGTTGCCAGAGGTCAAGCGGCAAGGATTAGCTGAATTCTGCGATGTGTTTTGCGAGCACGGAGTCTTTACGGTAGAACAATCTAGCGCCATTCTCAGTGCTGCGAAAGAACTTGGCTTTGGCATTAAAATCCATGCCGACGAAATTGAACCAATGGGCGGAGCCGAACTCGCTGGAAAGCTCGGTTGCATCTCTGCCGAACACTTGCTGGCAACGACAGATGCAGGCTTTCAAGCGATGGCAGAGCGCGGTGTCGTTGGCGTCTGCCTGCCAGCAACCTCCTTCAACTTACGCGCCAAGCATGCGCGGGCACGCACAATGATAGACATGGGGGTGCCAATCGCCCTGTCTACGGACTACAATCCCGGAAGTTCTCCGACAGAGTCCTTGCAGCTTGTGATGACGCTAGGATGCCTGAATTTGCAGTTGACGCCGGAAGAGGTCATGACGGCGATGACGGTGAATGCAGCCTACGCGATTGGTAGAGGAGACACCGTTGGTAGTCTCGACGTCGGAAAGACAGCAGACCTCGTGCTCTATGATGCAACCAACATCGCATACTTGCCCTATCACTTTGGCATCAATCACGTAAATACAGTTGTGAAGGCGGGCCGGATTGTTGTCAGAGACGGCCGTTTGGATTTGGTGGGCGAGGAGGTAAGCCGATGATTCACCACGTGGAAAAGCCGAATTCGAGATTCCGCGACCATCTAGACCCAAAAGTCGCAGACTGGATTACACCATATGAACCGGAGAAAGCTTTTGATGTCGCGCTCCTCGGTGTTCCACTGAGTAAGACCTCCATCAGCCACTCAGCCGCATTTCGGTTGCCAGACGCCATCAGAGCGAGTTTCCAGTCTTATAGTCCCTACAACATGAATCATCAACTCGACCTGAGTGAGCAGCTTCACGTGGTCGATACGGGAAACGTGCAAATGCATCTCACAGACTTGGCCCAGTGTCATCAACATATCGAGGAAGCAGTGGGCTCATATTGGCAGGCGCACACTGCGCCACTCGTCTTGCTCGGAGGAGATCATTCCGTGACCGGAGCGGCAATGCTCGGTTTAACACAGTCCACAAAGCGGACGTACGGGGTGATTCATTTTGATGCGCATCACGATGTCCGGAACCTCGAAGATGGCGGGCGGACGAACGGAACGCCGTTTCGGACACTGCTGTCGAGTGGTGCTATCCGTGGTGAACATGTCGTCCAGGTCGGGCTGCGCGATTACGTCAATGCGAGAGCATATTACGAATATGTCATCAACGCCGGTGTGACAGTGGTGACAGCACGGCAGGTATTTCACAAGGGCCTCAAAACTGTGCTTGACGAAGCCTATAAAATTGCGAGCGACGGCACGGACGGGGTGTACATCAGTTTCGATATGGATGTTCTTGATCAATGTTATGTCCCTGGCGTGCCTGCTCCCGGACCGGGCGGCCTGTCCGTTCTTGACGCATTCGAGGCACTTGAATGGCTCGGGGCAAAGGACAACGTGCACATGATGGATATTGTGTGCGCAGACCCAGCACAAGACTTTCGCGATTTAACCACGCGGGTGGCGGCGAATATTGTGCTTTCCTTCCTGACCGGGGTGGCACTCCGTCATATCGGTTGACGTGGACGTAAATCGCGAATATTCTAAGACTAAGAAAACTTTAGCCACTAGTGATTCAACATCGTTAGACGTTAGTGTCAAACCAGCGCTTTTGACACAGTGCACGATAATTTGATACGGGCCCACGGCGATTAGTTAATAGGGGGCTATACCAAGAAACGCTCGTTTCCTGGTATAGCCCCTTTATGTCTAGCAAGTGTCTGTCGATGAGGCGAAGGGAGACAACCATAAAATGGCCATTTTACTCGACGGAAACAGCTTGTCGATTGAACAAATTGAACAGGTTCTTTATCACGGAGAGGGCGCTCAAATTCATCCGCTTGCGTGGGAGAGGATAACAGCGAGTCGGGCTGTCGTTGAACAAAACGTGACGGAAGGCAACGTCATCTACGGCGTGACCACGGGCTTTGGCAAGTTTAGCGATGTTGTCATCCCACCCTCTGATG
The Alicyclobacillus curvatus genome window above contains:
- a CDS encoding imidazolonepropionase; protein product: MAQDAIDLLVYNIGTLITMQGPNGPRSGAQMSDVGEVQQGAVAILGGKILAVGPEEMVRGQLGDRTVREELDAKGCLVTPGLVEPHTHLVHGGSREHELALKLQGASYLDILASGGGILSTVKSTREASEDALYTKAKRSLDTLLLYGATTVEAKSGYGLTLEDELKQLRVTRRLQDSHPVEVVSTFMGAHAVPTEFKGRADEYVRMVIEEMLPEVKRQGLAEFCDVFCEHGVFTVEQSSAILSAAKELGFGIKIHADEIEPMGGAELAGKLGCISAEHLLATTDAGFQAMAERGVVGVCLPATSFNLRAKHARARTMIDMGVPIALSTDYNPGSSPTESLQLVMTLGCLNLQLTPEEVMTAMTVNAAYAIGRGDTVGSLDVGKTADLVLYDATNIAYLPYHFGINHVNTVVKAGRIVVRDGRLDLVGEEVSR
- the hutG gene encoding formimidoylglutamase, encoding MIHHVEKPNSRFRDHLDPKVADWITPYEPEKAFDVALLGVPLSKTSISHSAAFRLPDAIRASFQSYSPYNMNHQLDLSEQLHVVDTGNVQMHLTDLAQCHQHIEEAVGSYWQAHTAPLVLLGGDHSVTGAAMLGLTQSTKRTYGVIHFDAHHDVRNLEDGGRTNGTPFRTLLSSGAIRGEHVVQVGLRDYVNARAYYEYVINAGVTVVTARQVFHKGLKTVLDEAYKIASDGTDGVYISFDMDVLDQCYVPGVPAPGPGGLSVLDAFEALEWLGAKDNVHMMDIVCADPAQDFRDLTTRVAANIVLSFLTGVALRHIG